Proteins from one Pontibacter korlensis genomic window:
- a CDS encoding ABC transporter ATP-binding protein has protein sequence MKSLRYLNKYLLKYKYRLLLGLLFTIISNFFQILPAQVVRYAFNLIKEGINLHGLFKGMAQQELVYDVFARSILVYGVIILLMALLRGVFLFFVRQTIIVMSRLIENDLKNEIYEHYQSLPLSFYRKNNTGDLMARISEDVSRVRMYLGPAIMYGINLVILFLMVIPYMLSVNVKLTMYTLIPLPILAISIYYVNNIIQRKSDEIQRSLSGINTFVQEAFSGIRVIKSFVREDDSHSKFNTASNTYKDKSLELNFVNSLFFPLVLFLVGLSTIITVYIGGQEVINGSITTGNIAEFIIYVNMLTWPVTSLGWTASLVQRAAASQERINEFLNTKNDIVSRENISKDIVGDIRFENVDFIYPDTGIHALKGVSFNINHGETLAVIGNTGSGKSTIANLLPRMYDATSGRILIDGVDVRDYNLDTLRSQIGYVPQDVFLFSDSIRNNIGFGLPSITEEQMEQAAKDADVYENIARFPEGFNTKLGERGITLSGGQKQRVSIARALVREPSILILDDSLSAVDTKTENAILNSLRRIMQNRTSIIISHRVSSVKLADRILVLDDGVIVQHGTHDELINQEGLYKQLYERQLQQEDSE, from the coding sequence GTGAAATCGTTACGATATCTAAATAAATACCTTCTCAAGTACAAGTACAGGCTCCTGCTGGGACTCCTGTTTACTATTATTTCCAACTTTTTCCAGATTCTGCCAGCCCAGGTTGTTCGCTATGCCTTTAACCTGATTAAAGAGGGCATAAACCTGCATGGTTTATTTAAAGGCATGGCGCAGCAGGAACTGGTGTACGATGTGTTCGCCAGGAGTATACTGGTGTACGGCGTAATCATCCTGCTAATGGCGCTATTGCGAGGCGTGTTCCTGTTCTTCGTGCGCCAGACCATCATTGTAATGAGCCGCCTGATAGAGAATGACCTCAAGAATGAGATCTATGAGCACTACCAGAGCCTGCCGCTGAGCTTTTACCGCAAGAACAACACGGGCGACTTGATGGCCCGCATCTCTGAAGACGTGAGCCGTGTACGCATGTACTTAGGGCCAGCTATTATGTATGGCATAAACTTGGTGATCCTTTTCCTGATGGTAATCCCTTACATGCTGTCGGTAAACGTTAAGCTGACCATGTATACCCTGATTCCGCTGCCTATACTTGCCATCAGCATTTACTATGTAAACAACATTATCCAGCGCAAATCCGACGAGATCCAACGCAGCCTCTCAGGCATTAACACGTTTGTGCAGGAAGCCTTCTCCGGAATTAGAGTAATTAAGTCGTTTGTGCGAGAGGATGATTCGCACAGCAAGTTTAACACGGCCAGCAACACCTATAAGGACAAATCGCTGGAGCTGAACTTCGTAAACTCGCTGTTTTTCCCACTGGTGCTGTTCCTGGTAGGTCTGAGCACGATTATAACAGTTTATATTGGTGGACAGGAGGTAATCAACGGAAGCATCACCACGGGTAATATCGCCGAATTTATCATCTACGTGAACATGCTTACCTGGCCTGTTACCTCTTTGGGTTGGACGGCCAGCTTGGTGCAGCGTGCTGCCGCCTCGCAGGAGCGCATTAACGAGTTCCTGAACACTAAAAACGATATTGTTTCCCGTGAAAACATCAGCAAGGACATAGTAGGCGACATCCGCTTCGAAAATGTTGACTTTATTTACCCAGACACAGGCATACATGCGCTGAAGGGGGTATCATTTAATATTAACCACGGCGAAACCTTGGCTGTGATCGGCAATACCGGCTCGGGCAAGAGCACTATTGCAAACCTACTGCCGCGCATGTACGACGCCACCAGCGGCCGTATTTTGATAGATGGGGTAGATGTGCGCGATTACAACCTCGATACTCTACGCAGTCAGATAGGCTATGTGCCGCAGGATGTGTTCCTGTTCTCTGACTCTATCCGCAATAATATCGGCTTTGGTTTGCCAAGTATAACCGAAGAGCAAATGGAGCAGGCTGCCAAAGATGCCGATGTCTATGAGAACATTGCTCGCTTCCCGGAAGGATTTAACACGAAGCTGGGCGAGCGCGGCATTACTCTCTCAGGCGGGCAAAAGCAACGGGTATCCATTGCAAGGGCACTGGTACGGGAGCCAAGTATACTTATCCTGGACGACTCGCTCTCAGCTGTAGATACTAAAACAGAAAATGCCATTCTGAACAGCCTGCGTCGTATCATGCAAAACCGCACCAGCATCATTATTTCGCATAGAGTGTCGTCGGTAAAACTGGCTGACCGTATTTTGGTACTGGATGATGGAGTGATCGTGCAGCACGGCACGCACGATGAGCTGATAAACCAGGAAGGCCTGTACAAACAGCTATACGAGCGGCAGCTGCAGCAGGAAGACTCCGAGTAA
- a CDS encoding Glu/Leu/Phe/Val family dehydrogenase, which produces MVELKEVEVKKDKSVFDQISEHNHEKVVFCHDKETGLKAIIGIHNTVLGPALGGTRMWAYASEAEALDDVLRLSRGMTYKAAISGLNLGGGKAVIIGDAKKDKNEALLRRFGRFVKNLNGAYITAEDVGMTTKDMEFIRMETEHVSGLPESMGGGGDPSPVTAYGTYMGMKAAAKKAFGSDSLEGKKISVQGVGHVGGYLVELLAKENAEIFITDIYEDRLREVSNKYGAKVVGMDEIYDLDVDIYAPCALGGTINDNSLSRLKCQVIAGSANNQLRDEHVHGPALIEKGIVYAPDFLINAGGLINVYSELIGYNRESAYAQTERIYGYTLDIFELAEKEGIHNQAAAVKMAKKRIESIGRVRSTY; this is translated from the coding sequence ATGGTGGAATTAAAAGAAGTTGAAGTAAAAAAAGACAAATCAGTCTTTGATCAGATATCAGAACACAATCACGAGAAAGTTGTTTTCTGCCACGACAAAGAAACTGGATTGAAAGCCATCATCGGCATCCACAATACAGTGCTTGGCCCGGCGCTGGGCGGTACCCGCATGTGGGCGTACGCATCTGAGGCGGAGGCCTTGGACGATGTGCTGCGTCTGTCTAGAGGCATGACCTACAAGGCTGCTATCTCTGGTTTGAACCTGGGTGGTGGTAAGGCGGTTATCATCGGTGACGCCAAAAAAGATAAAAATGAGGCTTTGCTTCGCAGATTCGGCCGTTTTGTGAAGAACCTGAATGGTGCTTACATTACTGCAGAAGACGTAGGCATGACTACAAAAGACATGGAGTTCATTCGTATGGAAACGGAGCACGTGTCTGGTCTGCCTGAGTCTATGGGCGGTGGCGGAGATCCTTCTCCGGTAACAGCTTATGGTACCTATATGGGTATGAAGGCTGCTGCAAAAAAAGCGTTCGGCTCTGACTCACTGGAAGGCAAGAAAATCTCTGTTCAAGGGGTTGGCCACGTAGGTGGTTACCTGGTAGAGCTGCTTGCTAAAGAGAACGCTGAAATCTTCATCACTGATATTTATGAAGACCGTTTGCGTGAAGTATCAAACAAATATGGCGCAAAGGTGGTTGGCATGGACGAGATCTATGATCTTGACGTGGATATCTATGCTCCATGTGCATTGGGGGGTACCATCAACGATAATTCACTGAGCCGCCTGAAGTGCCAGGTTATTGCAGGTTCAGCTAACAACCAGCTGCGTGATGAGCATGTGCATGGCCCTGCTCTGATAGAGAAAGGCATCGTTTACGCTCCTGACTTCCTTATCAATGCTGGTGGTTTGATCAACGTTTACTCTGAGCTGATTGGCTATAACCGCGAGAGCGCTTATGCGCAGACAGAGCGTATTTACGGCTACACGCTGGATATTTTCGAGCTTGCTGAGAAAGAAGGTATCCACAACCAGGCTGCTGCCGTGAAAATGGCTAAGAAGCGTATCGAAAGCATTGGCCGAGTTCGCTCAACTTACTAA
- the nusB gene encoding transcription antitermination factor NusB yields MLNRRTLRIKAMQAIYAYQQAVGSDYLLALDQISEDFAPNLNSMEVQDRKLLEGKKQMASLMFKEWHEKQEYDAEGADKDAIDAVNRAIAFYNNAVKKDLKFYGNQMLNAVERIYDHYLGTLQILEVIVSLIEEEEEKKASRFTAAEGPDTTAFLRNKVVQRLLQSKSYQESIIRRNISWGSDISEIRAVYKNILKKDETFLSYVAQPEHTLEEDVEVVKHIFKNIIFKEKNLQSLFEEQDLNWVENKSIVRSLVNKTVKIFGEEAEEDKPLLDLSANWEDDRAFFEDLYFQTLEQDDKYESMIASSVKNWDVERVALLDKIILKMALCEMHIFRSIPVKVTINEYIEISKLYSTPKSKQFINGVLDKMAQELAAKGEIRKSGRGLIDNK; encoded by the coding sequence ATGCTCAACCGCAGAACACTACGAATTAAGGCGATGCAGGCTATCTATGCCTATCAGCAAGCCGTAGGTTCAGACTACCTGCTGGCCCTAGACCAGATAAGTGAGGACTTTGCGCCGAACCTTAACTCTATGGAGGTGCAGGACAGAAAGCTGCTAGAAGGAAAAAAGCAGATGGCCAGCCTTATGTTTAAAGAATGGCACGAGAAGCAGGAGTACGATGCAGAAGGCGCCGATAAGGATGCCATTGATGCGGTGAACAGAGCAATTGCTTTCTACAATAACGCCGTTAAAAAAGACCTGAAGTTCTACGGCAACCAAATGCTTAACGCTGTAGAGCGTATCTACGACCACTACCTGGGTACTCTGCAGATACTGGAGGTAATCGTAAGCCTGATAGAGGAAGAAGAGGAGAAGAAAGCTAGCCGCTTCACCGCAGCCGAAGGTCCTGATACTACGGCCTTTTTGCGCAACAAAGTGGTACAGCGCCTGCTGCAAAGCAAGTCATACCAGGAAAGCATTATCCGCCGCAACATTAGCTGGGGATCGGACATCAGCGAAATTCGCGCTGTTTATAAGAACATTCTGAAGAAAGACGAGACCTTCCTGAGTTACGTTGCCCAGCCAGAGCACACCCTGGAGGAGGACGTTGAGGTGGTCAAACATATTTTCAAAAACATTATCTTTAAAGAAAAAAACTTACAATCTTTGTTTGAGGAGCAAGACCTGAACTGGGTAGAGAACAAATCGATTGTAAGAAGCCTAGTAAACAAAACCGTCAAGATTTTTGGCGAGGAGGCCGAGGAAGATAAGCCGCTGCTGGACCTGTCGGCAAACTGGGAAGACGATAGAGCTTTCTTTGAAGATTTATACTTCCAGACGCTAGAGCAGGACGATAAGTATGAATCCATGATCGCGAGCAGCGTGAAAAACTGGGATGTAGAGCGTGTTGCTCTGCTTGATAAGATCATACTAAAGATGGCTCTGTGCGAAATGCACATCTTCCGCAGCATACCGGTAAAGGTAACCATCAACGAATACATCGAAATCTCAAAGCTCTACAGCACCCCTAAGAGTAAGCAGTTTATTAATGGTGTGCTGGACAAAATGGCACAGGAATTGGCAGCCAAAGGAGAAATCCGTAAGTCGGGCCGTGGTTTGATAGACAACAAATAA
- a CDS encoding YtxH domain-containing protein, with protein MSKKTNALLSFVSGAAVGAVAGILFAPEKGRETRYWLSYRLEKYRDTLSDLLEQLVAKGDSLPTTAKSEGQRVIQDAKEKAEKLLGDVDSLINEINSRKEL; from the coding sequence ATGAGTAAAAAGACAAATGCGTTACTGTCTTTTGTATCCGGAGCCGCTGTAGGAGCTGTTGCCGGTATACTTTTCGCCCCAGAAAAAGGACGGGAGACACGTTACTGGTTAAGCTACCGATTGGAGAAATACAGAGATACTCTTTCAGACCTGTTGGAGCAGCTTGTTGCTAAAGGCGATAGCCTGCCTACCACTGCGAAGTCTGAAGGGCAGCGTGTGATACAGGACGCAAAAGAAAAAGCTGAGAAGCTTCTTGGCGACGTGGATTCACTAATAAACGAAATAAATAGCAGGAAAGAACTGTAA
- a CDS encoding isocitrate/isopropylmalate dehydrogenase family protein, which translates to MKQVTLIPGDGIGPEITEAVKAIFSAANVPVSWEEENAGQTTFDTIGELIPETLIASLLKNRVALKGPITTPVGKGFKSINVQLRQKFDLYSNVRPAKTTKGIETRFDNVNSVLFRENTEGLYSGLEMFDERLQISDSVARLTRVGCQKIIRAAFEYANKHNCKKVTAVHKANILKSAGALFLGVFNEIAKEYPHIQADDKIIDNMCMQLVAKPEQFDVIVTTNLFGDILSDLCAGLVGGLGVVAGANIGDEMAIFEAVHGSAPDIAGKGIANPTALLRSAIMMLHHIDLKDEANRIETALEATLANKEECTGDLGGKASTMEFAQNIIAKL; encoded by the coding sequence ATGAAACAAGTAACCCTGATTCCCGGCGACGGGATAGGCCCTGAGATCACAGAAGCTGTTAAAGCAATATTTAGTGCAGCAAACGTTCCGGTTAGCTGGGAAGAAGAAAATGCCGGGCAAACCACTTTTGATACTATCGGCGAACTTATTCCAGAAACGCTGATTGCTTCTCTTCTGAAAAACAGAGTAGCATTGAAAGGCCCTATCACCACTCCTGTGGGCAAAGGCTTTAAAAGTATAAATGTGCAGCTTCGCCAGAAGTTTGACCTCTACTCAAACGTAAGGCCTGCTAAGACTACCAAAGGCATCGAGACACGCTTCGACAACGTGAACTCTGTGCTGTTCCGCGAGAACACAGAAGGACTATACTCCGGTCTGGAGATGTTTGACGAGCGCCTGCAGATCTCTGACTCTGTAGCCCGCCTGACACGCGTAGGTTGCCAGAAGATTATCCGTGCTGCCTTTGAGTATGCCAACAAGCACAACTGCAAAAAAGTAACGGCTGTACACAAGGCAAACATCCTGAAAAGTGCCGGTGCTTTATTCCTGGGCGTGTTCAACGAGATTGCAAAGGAGTATCCACACATCCAGGCAGACGACAAAATCATTGATAACATGTGTATGCAGCTGGTAGCAAAGCCAGAGCAGTTCGATGTTATTGTAACCACAAACCTTTTTGGTGATATCCTGTCTGACCTGTGCGCTGGCCTGGTAGGTGGCCTTGGTGTGGTAGCTGGTGCCAACATAGGCGATGAGATGGCTATCTTTGAGGCTGTACACGGCTCAGCCCCTGATATTGCTGGCAAGGGAATTGCTAACCCTACAGCGTTGCTGCGTTCTGCCATTATGATGCTGCACCACATCGACCTGAAAGACGAGGCGAACCGTATTGAGACTGCTTTGGAGGCCACACTGGCTAACAAAGAAGAGTGCACCGGCGACCTTGGTGGTAAGGCAAGCACAATGGAGTTCGCGCAGAACATCATTGCAAAACTTTAA